One window of the Haloarcula halobia genome contains the following:
- the rpiA gene encoding ribose-5-phosphate isomerase RpiA — protein sequence MKQGGSEAAKRAAGESAAEAVADGMVVGLGTGSTAAHAIRAIGRAVDAGLDVAGVPTSFQSRELARDCGIPLVDLDEASVDLAVDGADEVAGGDLIKGGGAAHAREKVVDASADRFLVVADPTKLADELSHPVPVEVLPAARTTVADAVRGLGGDPTLRAAERKDGPVVTDNGNLVLDCEFGTIDAPADLGATLADTPGVVEHGLFVDLADELHVGTADGVTVRDL from the coding sequence ATGAAACAGGGCGGGTCCGAGGCGGCGAAGCGGGCGGCCGGCGAGTCGGCGGCCGAGGCAGTCGCGGACGGGATGGTCGTCGGCCTGGGTACCGGGAGCACCGCTGCCCACGCCATCCGGGCCATCGGGCGAGCGGTCGACGCCGGCCTCGACGTCGCCGGCGTCCCCACCTCGTTCCAGTCGCGCGAACTGGCCCGAGACTGTGGCATTCCGCTGGTGGACTTAGACGAGGCGTCGGTCGACCTCGCCGTCGACGGCGCCGACGAGGTGGCCGGTGGTGACCTGATCAAGGGCGGTGGCGCCGCCCACGCCCGCGAGAAGGTCGTCGACGCGAGCGCCGACCGCTTCCTGGTGGTCGCGGACCCGACGAAACTGGCCGACGAACTCTCCCATCCGGTCCCCGTCGAGGTGCTCCCGGCGGCCCGGACGACCGTCGCCGACGCCGTCCGCGGCCTCGGCGGCGACCCGACGCTGCGGGCGGCCGAGCGCAAGGACGGCCCCGTCGTCACCGACAACGGGAACCTCGTGCTGGACTGTGAGTTCGGGACAATCGACGCCCCGGCCGACCTCGGGGCGACGCTCGCCGACACGCCGGGCGTCGTCGAGCACGGCCTGTTCGTCGACCTGGCGGACGAACTACACGTCGGCACCGCCGACGGCGTCACCGTCCGTGACCTCTGA
- a CDS encoding DUF1931 domain-containing protein: MADLIVKAAVKEALDDMNVSSDFYDALDAEVGELLDDAARRASENDRKTVQPRDL, from the coding sequence ATGGCAGACCTAATCGTCAAAGCCGCCGTGAAGGAAGCGCTCGATGACATGAACGTCTCCTCTGACTTCTACGATGCCCTCGACGCAGAGGTCGGGGAGCTGCTCGACGACGCGGCCCGTCGGGCCAGCGAGAACGACCGCAAGACAGTCCAGCCGCGCGACCTGTAG
- the larB gene encoding nickel pincer cofactor biosynthesis protein LarB: MRDLLEAVAAGDLSPAEAEVELAGYATNGAGRFDAARTDRSGVPEAILGDGKDPAEVATLAATAVETTGRAIATRLDGADVAAVRERVVAVAPDASVRWNERSNWLVATTPDFERPALSASVGVVTAGTSDAVPAGEAAMVAHEMGASVSRIDDVGVASIARTIDAVDRLRDQDVLVVAAGREGALPTVVAGLVDVPVVGLPVSTGYGHAGEGEAALSGMLQSCTALSVVNVDAGFTAGAQAGLIARQLDDAR; this comes from the coding sequence ATGCGCGACCTACTCGAAGCGGTCGCGGCGGGCGACCTCTCGCCCGCCGAGGCCGAAGTGGAACTCGCGGGCTACGCGACCAACGGTGCGGGTCGGTTCGACGCGGCACGCACGGACCGGTCGGGCGTCCCGGAGGCGATACTGGGCGACGGGAAGGACCCGGCCGAGGTAGCGACGCTGGCGGCCACGGCCGTCGAGACGACCGGCCGGGCCATCGCCACCCGGCTCGACGGCGCCGACGTGGCGGCGGTCCGCGAGCGGGTGGTCGCTGTGGCCCCCGACGCGTCGGTCCGCTGGAACGAGCGCTCGAACTGGCTGGTGGCGACCACGCCCGACTTCGAGCGGCCCGCCCTCTCGGCGTCGGTGGGCGTCGTCACCGCGGGCACGTCCGACGCCGTCCCGGCCGGCGAGGCGGCGATGGTCGCCCACGAGATGGGTGCCAGCGTCAGTCGCATCGACGACGTCGGCGTCGCGAGCATCGCCCGCACCATCGACGCCGTCGACCGGCTGCGCGACCAGGACGTCCTCGTCGTGGCGGCGGGCCGCGAGGGCGCGCTCCCGACGGTCGTCGCCGGCCTCGTCGACGTCCCGGTCGTCGGCCTCCCGGTGTCGACCGGCTACGGCCACGCCGGCGAGGGCGAGGCGGCGCTCTCGGGGATGCTCCAGTCCTGTACGGCGCTGTCGGTGGTCAACGTCGACGCCGGGTTCACGGCCGGCGCGCAGGCAGGGCTCATCGCCCGGCAGCTCGACGATGCCCGGTGA
- a CDS encoding DUF7563 family protein — translation MPECNHCGAHVSDQFARVFADETGSIRACPNCSANAGIAEVSRQRAHQV, via the coding sequence ATGCCTGAATGTAACCACTGCGGCGCACACGTCTCGGACCAGTTCGCCCGCGTCTTCGCCGACGAGACCGGCTCCATCAGGGCGTGCCCCAACTGCTCGGCGAACGCTGGCATCGCTGAAGTGTCGAGACAGCGCGCTCATCAAGTATGA
- a CDS encoding GIY-YIG nuclease family protein: MTTTRSPHHVYVLRCSDDSFYTGYTTDVERRVAEHDAGEGAKYTRGRTPVELVHVESYDSRSAAMSREYEIKQLSRAQKERLVEA; this comes from the coding sequence ATGACCACCACGCGGAGCCCACACCACGTCTACGTCCTGCGGTGCAGTGACGATTCGTTCTACACCGGCTACACCACCGACGTCGAGCGCCGCGTCGCCGAACACGACGCCGGCGAGGGTGCGAAGTACACGCGCGGCCGGACCCCCGTCGAGCTCGTCCACGTCGAGTCCTACGACAGTCGCTCTGCGGCCATGTCCCGGGAGTACGAGATAAAGCAGCTCTCCCGGGCACAGAAGGAACGCCTCGTCGAGGCGTAA
- a CDS encoding phosphoglucomutase/phosphomannomutase family protein — protein sequence MTHDTDTDAAAIEFGTDGWRATLDVFTEPRVRMVGQAAASYLHSEGETGPVLVGYDARDTSRGFAEALADVLTANGFDVTLPDRDTPTPVVAWTARTEGYAAALQITASHNPPEYNGVKFLTGDGAPTLPEVTERIEANLAAPESLPDAEHGAVTETDLLEPYMDHALEYVDADLEGLTVAHDAMHGSGRGVTDELLRRAGAETVTLRDDLDPEFGGGAPEPEAENVTELIELVADGEADVGFVNDGDADRIGVVTPDRGFLDPNLFLAAMYDFLLESRSGPVVRTVSTSSIVDRVAEAHGEDVFETAVGFKWVAQALAEHDALFGGEESGGFGLTDHVRNKDGVLLSLLAAAADHEASLDARVDRLLADHGEIHQGRISVDCPDDRKDPVLAALEERIPDSVAGEPVDGVNTIDGFKLRLEDGTWVLVRPSGTEPKLRVYAEAGSTDRVEELLADGRELVEPLV from the coding sequence ATGACACACGACACAGACACAGACGCCGCCGCCATCGAGTTCGGCACCGACGGCTGGCGCGCGACGCTCGACGTCTTCACCGAACCTCGCGTCCGGATGGTCGGCCAGGCCGCCGCGTCGTACCTCCACTCGGAGGGTGAGACGGGCCCGGTCCTCGTGGGCTACGACGCTCGCGACACCTCGCGCGGGTTCGCCGAGGCGCTCGCGGACGTCCTGACGGCGAACGGCTTCGACGTCACGCTCCCTGACCGGGACACGCCCACGCCTGTCGTCGCCTGGACGGCCAGAACCGAGGGGTACGCCGCCGCACTCCAGATCACGGCGAGTCACAACCCGCCCGAGTACAACGGCGTGAAGTTCCTCACCGGCGACGGCGCGCCGACGCTGCCCGAGGTCACCGAGCGCATCGAGGCGAACCTCGCTGCCCCCGAGTCGCTGCCCGACGCGGAGCACGGCGCGGTCACCGAGACGGACCTCCTCGAGCCGTACATGGACCACGCCCTGGAGTACGTCGACGCCGACCTCGAGGGGCTGACCGTCGCCCACGACGCGATGCACGGAAGCGGCCGCGGGGTGACGGACGAACTGCTGCGCCGGGCCGGCGCGGAGACGGTGACGCTGCGCGACGACCTCGACCCCGAGTTCGGCGGCGGCGCGCCCGAACCCGAGGCCGAGAACGTCACGGAACTCATCGAGCTGGTCGCCGACGGAGAGGCCGACGTCGGGTTCGTCAACGACGGCGACGCCGACCGCATCGGCGTCGTCACGCCCGACCGCGGCTTCCTGGACCCGAACCTCTTTCTCGCCGCGATGTACGACTTCCTCCTCGAGAGCCGTTCGGGCCCCGTCGTCCGGACCGTCTCGACCTCCAGCATCGTCGACCGGGTCGCCGAGGCCCACGGCGAGGACGTCTTCGAGACGGCCGTCGGCTTCAAGTGGGTCGCACAGGCGCTTGCCGAACACGACGCCCTCTTTGGCGGCGAGGAGTCGGGCGGGTTCGGCCTGACCGACCACGTACGGAACAAGGACGGCGTCCTCCTCTCCCTGCTGGCCGCCGCGGCCGACCACGAGGCGTCGCTGGACGCCCGGGTCGACCGCCTGCTCGCCGACCACGGCGAGATTCACCAGGGCCGCATCAGCGTCGACTGCCCGGACGACCGCAAGGACCCGGTGCTCGCCGCACTGGAAGAGCGGATTCCCGACTCGGTGGCCGGCGAACCCGTCGACGGCGTCAACACCATCGACGGCTTCAAACTCCGACTCGAGGACGGGACCTGGGTGCTGGTCCGTCCGTCGGGCACCGAACCGAAGCTGCGGGTGTACGCCGAAGCGGGGAGCACCGACCGCGTCGAGGAACTGCTCGCGGACGGCCGCGAACTGGTCGAACCCCTCGTTTAA
- a CDS encoding pyridoxamine 5'-phosphate oxidase family protein: protein MDLDVEFAYTSGMEESTVEERLAERRHGVLSLADGDEAYALPVFHHYENGSLYFRLGVASGSEKAPFLDATATATYVVYATEPTDDPAETTGWSVVARGPIREVPRDDPAHEAVEINERYAPIRIFDESLDDVDVTLYELRIEALTGRQN from the coding sequence ATGGACCTCGACGTCGAGTTCGCCTACACCTCCGGGATGGAGGAGTCGACGGTCGAAGAGCGCCTCGCAGAGCGACGGCACGGCGTCCTCTCGCTGGCCGACGGCGACGAGGCCTACGCCCTCCCCGTCTTCCACCACTACGAGAACGGGTCGCTGTACTTCCGCCTCGGCGTGGCCTCGGGCAGCGAGAAGGCTCCGTTCCTCGACGCGACAGCGACGGCGACGTACGTGGTCTACGCGACCGAACCGACCGACGACCCGGCGGAGACCACCGGCTGGAGTGTCGTCGCCCGCGGCCCGATACGCGAGGTCCCGCGCGACGACCCGGCCCACGAGGCCGTCGAGATCAACGAGCGGTACGCGCCCATCCGCATCTTCGACGAGAGCCTCGACGACGTCGACGTGACGCTGTACGAACTCCGCATCGAGGCGCTCACCGGCCGGCAGAACTAG
- a CDS encoding GNAT family N-acetyltransferase, producing MDVREATSDELSGVMNVLDGAALAVDVETARAGIEADGTLVAVTDDDRILGALVLDGEHIAAVAVRRRRRGQGIGSALVRAAVARRERLVAEFDAGLREFYAGLGFDLEGLDEPGRVRGVR from the coding sequence ATGGACGTTCGCGAGGCGACAAGCGACGAGCTGTCCGGCGTGATGAACGTCCTCGACGGGGCAGCACTCGCGGTCGACGTCGAGACGGCCCGGGCCGGTATCGAGGCTGACGGGACGCTGGTCGCGGTCACCGACGACGACCGGATTCTCGGCGCGCTCGTGCTCGACGGGGAGCACATCGCGGCGGTCGCCGTCCGACGGCGCCGGCGCGGACAGGGCATCGGAAGCGCACTCGTCCGGGCCGCGGTGGCTCGGCGCGAGCGGCTCGTCGCCGAGTTCGACGCCGGCCTGCGCGAGTTCTACGCGGGGCTGGGATTCGACCTGGAGGGACTTGACGAACCGGGACGCGTGCGCGGCGTCCGCTAG